The window AATGTTGATGTCCTTGCGACGGTTTACCGAACTTGACGGTCTCTGCGAGAGCTTTGTTGCCGTGCACGTCGGCTTCGACTACTACTCGTTCTCCTGCTGCGAGGTCGCTTGCCTTGGCCGGCTGTCCACTTTTCAGGAATTTCGTGTGCGGTCCAATTTCGAACTTTCGTACGTCACCAGTCGTTGTCGTTATCACAATATGAGCCGAACTTAGTTCTTTGACGACACCCATAAATATCTGCGGCTTTCCATGGGCCATCGCAGCCAGTGATAAGGCTAGTACTACTGAAATCATTCGAATCGTGCGTTGCATCTTCTTCCCCCTCCTTGTCAGTGCTTGTGTGGAGCTGCAGTTTCTGAGCCGCTTAGAAAATCCTCTTCCTCTCTTTGATTCTTCTGCTCTTGCGGGCTCAACGGATTCCATCGCTTCATCTCACTTTCTTCTTTTTGAGTAAGCGATGGCAGATGGCGGATGAACTGGACGAGCTTCCAACTTTCTTCGTCGCTCAGATCTCCCGGTTTCCCCCACGCAGGCATTCCACTCATTCGAATGCCGTTCTGAATAATGTAGTAAAGTTCCCCGTCACTCAGGTTCTGTGTTTCGGCCGCCTTCATGTCCGGGGCTTTCGGATACAGGTTACGACCCATCTCCGTATCTCCCCGACCGTTGTTTGCGTGGCAGGTGGCGCAGTGATCGGCAAAGTGCTGCATCCCTTCACGGATCGCCGCGGGAGAGCGCGGGACTGGATCTTTCAGATTTCGGGCACCTGACGGAATCGCTAGCCTTCGAACTCGACGTGCCGTCCATGCCTCGATTGACGAAGGCTCGTCGCGAGCACTGAACCCATGGTGAATTAGGACCATCCCGTACACTGCTGCTCCGCCGAGCACAATAGCGATCGCCAAAGCTCCAATGGAGCGACGCTTCATTCGCTGCCTCCCGTTCCGCCGCTCGGCAGGTTTACTTGGGTAGCGGTGCTGCCGCTCGACCGCGGCGCACTGAGGCCGTCGGCATATAGGTAGTTCTGCAATTGCACAGCGCTGCTCCAGAGTTCGCCCAGCGCTCGAGCATAGTTCTCCTGCAGTTGGAAGTAGGTACGCTGCGAAATGATCACCTCCGGATATGCGGCGGCCATGTTTCGATACTTTTGCAGGTAGAGTTCGTATGCGCGTTGTGCGCGAGGAATCATCTGCATTCTGTATCGCTCCACCTCGAGCTTCTCCGTCGCATATCGTTGCAAGAAAGGCTGAGCTTGTTGTGCCAAGCTGAACTTAGTTCGGTCTATCTCTTGCCTTGCGCGCTCAAGTTCCAGCCTCGACGCTTCGACATTGCCTTGATTCCGATTGAATAGTGGAATCTGGATGCTAGCTGTCGCGAAGCCCTGTGCACCAACAGGTCGCATCGATTCAGGATCAAGTTCGCGATTCTGTTGAATACCTGCTCGCAACGTGAGGTCTGGGATTGCCTCACGTTTATCTCTGGAAAGAACAGCTTCCGCACGTTTCGCTTCCTGCTCGGCACGCTTGATGGCGGGACTTCGCTGGACCGCTGTATCCCCCCAATGCTCAATGTCGATTTCAGGAGGATGTTCCAGGTCACCGTCGAGGAATGTGAGTGGGAGACCGGGTTGGCCTGAAATCACCGCGAGGGTATTGAAAGCCTGGATGTATTCGCGCTGAGCGCGGACAAAATCCAGCTTTGCTTGTTCAGCTTCGACTTCCGTTTGCAGAATGTCAGGAGCGTCTGCTTGCCCGACATTTGCGAGCTGGTGGGCGGTTGCGGCGGCATCTAGGGCAATTTGCAGCAGCCGCTGGCGGACTTCGACTGTTCTTTGAGCCGCAAGTGCTTGATAGAATCGGACTCGAACGCCACCCAGCACGTTAAGTCTTTGCTCTTCGATGCCAAGGTTATCAGCCCTGCGCTGTTGTTCGAATACTTCCTTGCGACGCCGAAGCTTTCCGCCGAGTACGATGTTCTGCTGGACAAAACCTCCTTGCTCACCTCCTCGATATGAGCCACCGCGGATTTGCTCGCCCTGATATCCGATTGACGGGTTCGGCCAGAGACCGGCTTGTCGAGCCAGCGCAGATGATTCGCCGGCGATCGCCTGCGCCTGTTTCATCGTTGGATTGTTCTTCAGTGCGAGTTGTTCGAAATCGTCAAGCTTCTTTACTTCCGCCTTTCGCGCACCCGCTAAGAGATCTGGAACTGGAAGTTCGTCCCCGGTTTTCATATTGGGGTTTTCCTGTTCCTGCAACCCGATTATCTGGGATGGAGTGGTCTCAGGCGAGTGCATCTCCATGTTTTCCATCTTCATTTCATGTTGCGGCATAGCCTGTTGCTGCTGTTCGATCGTCGGCAGTGCCCCTTGTGGAGTCTGCATCCCGGGTGCCCCCAGGGGGCCGGGTTGGGTCGCTTGTTGTTGGGCCGGTTGTTGTTTCTGCTGAGGTGGCATGTGCATGCCAGGCATCGAACTCTGGTGCTCTTGCGCAGTTGCTCCCATTGAAAGGAGCAGCGCGAATGAGAATGCGATCGCTTGCTTGATTGTCATTGGCATCTCCTAGTTAGGGTGCTGCATGTTCGGGATGTCATGCATGTCCTTGCCCGGCTTCTTTCCACGACGGACACGTTCCATCACGTCGTCGTACTGGACTGGCGGGAGGACACGAACCAGGGTCATCATGCCTTGCATAAACCCGCTCCAACCGCGAGGCAGTCCATAGGTTTCGGGTTTGTCGACCATCTCATCCATCGCCATCATCGGGCCCTCCATGTACGCGTCCTGCGGGAACCCGGGAACAGAATCCGCATTGGGCGCAATATCGCCGTTCATCGCTCCCATGTTCTGCATGGAGTTCTGCTGCGAGATGGGCCCATTACTCTTCGGAAAATCTCGGGTAGAACCGAAGCCCATTCCACGACCCAGACTGGGGCCGTAATCTTCTCCAGTCGGAACCGTCGGCTCGCCGGTTAACATGCCCATTCCGTTCTCCATGTTCACTCCGGCGGGAATACCGCTTCCGACACGCGTCATCAGCCCGACGTTCGAAGACATCTGGTTCATCATGTGGTGCGGGAGATGACAGTGCAGCATCCAGTTACCAGGGTTGTTGGCAACAAATTCGAAATCGCGTGCTTGGGCTACGCCTACAAGTTCGGTGTTTCCCGGGATCCACGCTGATTCGGGAATTCGACCACCTTCTGTCCCGGTGATTTGGAACGTGTGCCCGTGTAAATGGATCGGGTGATGGTCCATGCCGATGTTCACGAGGCGGACCCGGACTCTGTCGCCGAGCTTGACGATCAATGGAGTTGTGGCTGGACCTGCTTTGCCGTTGAGAACCAACCAATTGAATTCCATGTTCATGGAGTTCGGTACCACGTTGTTAGGAAGGACCGCGTATTCCTGCAGGATGATCAGGAAGTCTTTATCGACCGACGGCCGATACGGCGCCTTGGGGTGCATGATGAAGCCGCCAAGCATTCCCATCATCTCCTGCATCGCCATGTGCGAGTGATAGAAGTACGTCCCTTCCTGATGCAGTGTGAACTCGTATATGAATCGGCCACCCGGCTTGATCGGGAGCTGGCTGATACCAGGTGCGCCATCCATGTTGTTGGGTATCTCGAACCCGTGCCAATGCATGGAAGTTGGTTCCGGCAAGTGGTTATCAACGATGATTCGGACCCGGTCGCCTTGATTGATTTGGATTGTCGGCCCAGGAGCACTACCGTTGAAGCCCCACAGGATTAGTGTCTTGTTAGGAGCGACTTGCTGCTTCACCGGTTCTGCAATCAGGTGGAAGACTTTGACGCCGTTGTCGACCGTAAACGACAGGTCGGGCACGTCCGGAGTCTGTACCGGCACGTTCATGCTTCGATCGGTGCGTACCGCAGGCTCGTGCCGAGCATGTTCGGCGCTGGCTGAACTTCGACGCTGTTGCGCATTTAAGATCGCCGGCGCAGCCATGATGCTGGCTGACGCTCCGAAGACGTTCTTCAGAAAGTCACGACGGTTCTTCATTCGTACCTCGAACCAACAAGATTTTGTAAGTAAGGTCGGCGCGTGCGGATGGGCACACGATGGCACTGCCGTAAGGAGGGTAGGCTAGACTCGAAGAATTGCCGAAGCGGCCGGCACGGTTCCCGGGGGACCATGTGAGGGAAATACAGAAACCTGATCGTTGTCCGGCGTTTCAGCGTGTCTCGATGAAGCCGCTGGAAGATCCACTGCAACGTCAATCATCCGCTTGGCTGCCGCGCTGGACTGGCTATCTAGCGTAAAACACAACGAGCCTGCAGACGAACAATCATGATGGTCGGATGAGGCGTGCAGAACGGTTATAGCCTCGTTCGCAAAATCATTGTGGGTGTGGTGCGCGTGCGCCAATTCAGAATGAACGGAAGATTCCTCGTCAATGCGGTCAGCGTGCATTGATTCGGAAGCACACATGTATTCGCATATCAGACCTCCCGCATCGCCGGCGGCCAAAACGATGCCAACGGCCAGCAGAAGAACGATTGCGCTTCGAGACAGTCTCACCACAACTCACCCGTTAGTTGGTTCATTATAGATGCATTCTCCTTCCACTTGGCTGCACGGAAAGCATTATCGGGTTAGTTGATAGGCCATAAAAGGGACGTGAGCAATGGCTATCAGATCTACCACTCGTCGGTCTGGTAATCTAGTTCAGCCAGCAAACTCTGCCTCGTCACCAACTATCGAATTGTGAAAGAACTGAAAACAATGAAGAGAAGCACGAAGGGCCTCCTCTCTATTTTGGTTTTCCTGTTCGGCGGCCGTGCCGTTCTTGAAGCGCAGATGGATCCTTATTTCACCGCATTCAATCATCCGGTTCCGCAGGACACGATGATGGTCATGGCGCTGTCGGATTTCCAGTCCGCGCGTTCCACCAATGATTTCTTCACCGGCATGGGGATGGTGGAGTACGGCCTAACCTCCCGCTGGACAGCGGGATTTATGGTCGAGGGACAGCAAATCTTCGGATTGCCCACCACCTACGGTGGGCTGAGGGTCAATAGTTACATTCGCGTTTTCCCACACGACCACCTGCTGAATTTCACCTTGTATGGCGAGTACGAAGGCCTCAATGAAGCTAGCTTGTACAAAATGGAGGTCTCCGGATTCGGCGGCGAAGATTTGAGTGGGCCTCTGGAAACGGCTCGGCACACTCCTGCCCGCACTTTTGAACAGCGGGCAATCATGTATCACGATTGGGGACGGAATAACCTAACCTTCAATTTCATTAACGAAACGGGTCTGGAAAACGGCGGGAACGACTTCGGATATGCCTGGGGAGCATTTCGGGGGGCGAACTATATGTCAATGAAGTCAGACAAAGACATGGCAGGAATGGCGGACATGCCGAAAGAGAAAGTGCCTCATGTGTTCTCGTTGCAACGCCTGGGATATGGGCTCGAAATGATGGGGGCGCTTGGCAACACGGATCAGTTCGGCTTCGACTGGCAACGCCAGCAGCACTATGTGGGTCCCGTTTTTAGCTATTCCGTAGCGAAGCACTGGACTGTTCAGGTCGAACCGACATTTGGGCTTTCCGATGTAAGCGACCCGTTCGTGCTGCGCATGGGGGTTGGCTATTCAATCGACCATCTTCTACACCGGCACCCATCGACTTCGTAAGTGATCGGCTTGGCCTTTTCCCGGCGGGGTTGCCGCTAGCGCTCGCCAAATACTCATAGTTGCAACAGTCATGGGCTGCCCTTGAGCAGCCCATGCGCGTTGTTGTCGAAGTTAGGAACCAACGATCCAAGTGGAGACCATTTTGAATGTGCCGGAGTCATAGTACAGAAGTCCACGCACTCCCACCTGATTGCCATTGGCGATCGCCGAGAGATTGTGCATTTGCGTTCCGTTCTGCTTGTAAACGGTGATCGTTGATATGCCAGTCAGGGTGGTAAAGGCAGAATCCATTGGAAGCGTTAATGTGAACGTTGCCTGAGATCCATTGGCAGTGTAATTCGACACGGTCCCGTGCAGGCCTTGCTGTTCCAGCAGAACCTGGCTTGCATTGATGGTGCCGAACGAAGTGCCTCCACCCATCATGCCGCCACCGCCCATCATACTGCCGCCGCTCACAACATCGACCTTCTGACCTTTGGTGATGCTGGTATTGTCAAAGGTCGGCGTGAACGGTAGATTCGCCAGATCAACGTCATCGGAGTCCGCGGAATACGGAGTGCTGCTTGAGACGTTGACCGTGATCTGGCCTGAGATCGCAGACATCATCATTCCGCCGCCGATGCCGTTGCTCGCCACAATGGTGAGCTGGGTCGGTGGATTGCCTGTGATCCCTGTGACAATACCCCCGCCCATCATGCCGCCGGAACTACCCCACATCGACTGAACGTGTTGTGCGAGCAGGCTTCCATCCGCTTGAGTGATCGCATCGACGCTGACGATCATCCCGTTTGACATCATGCCCATGCCGCTCATTCCGTCGAACTGAGTGCTGCCGTTCGTCGCGAATGTTGCCGACTGCAGACCCATCATCATGTTCATTGTGAACTGGGAGCCGGATGCACTCGACACTGAGCCGACCATGTGCTGCATATATCCCTGCCACGGGTTCTGTCCCGTTCCCAGGGCGCCCATCATCCCAGTGAACATCGGCGTGATGGTGACATTGCCGTTGCTGATAGAAACCGACGAGCCCATGTTCATGTCGAAATTGAGCGAAGAAGGCGTGGAGCCCACGGTCATCGCAGGGTTGAAATTCACGGTTCCGGTGAACGGACCTGCCATCGTCTTTTGTACGTACTGATGCGTAGCAGGGTCCATGTAGCCCATTTGAATGGACGAGATGCTGATGGTTGCACTGGTGTAAATCCCCTGTGGCACCTTCATGACCGAAACTGGCTGCACCGTTCCCATGAGTCGCATCATTTCCATCTGGGTTGGTGACGTCAACATGCTGATGCCAGAGCCATTGCTGTTGGTCAGCATGATGGAATTCACGGTCATCCCGAATGTAGTCATCCAGTCGGCCGGTGAATCGCCCAAACCTACCTGAACGGTAGTGCCTGGCGTCGAGGGTGGAAGTGAACTGGTCGAGCTGCTGCTGCCACCACCGCACGCGACCAGTGTCAGTGCCAGCGCGAATAAGGCGAGAATGAGAATTGCATTCCTTTGAGAAACGAACATTTGTATCTCCTGACACCGGCTGCTCCGGCGTTATCTCAACTTGACCACTACCCCAGCTCGCCAGGGCTTACGCCAGATAAGCTGGGGTTTGAAGTGGAGTAGTCAGTTCACTGTTGCTGATTTCCGCCGAAGAAGCGCTGCTTCAACCTGGAGCCAAATCCTCGTATCCGGTTCCTGTTTTGCGAGGTTCCACGTGAGTGCGTTGCCTGCGACTGTCTATTGGTGCCGCCGTAGTTGCCAGGACCACCTACTTGCCCCTGTCCCCTACTTCCGGAGTTACTTCGAGAACCGATTCCTTGCCCCTGATTCATCGTTCCCCAACCGCCATTGGATCCCATGCCCGGTCCCTGGCCCATTGAGCCCCAACCGCCGGATCCCATTCCAGTTCCTTGGCCCATGTTGCCGTGACCCATACCGGCTCCCATGCCACGTCCGGAGCCCATGTTTCCGCCACCGCGCGTGCCGCCACGGCCCATCTGCGCCACACCGAAGATCGGGAACGCCGCTAACAACAAGAAAATCACTGAGAACTTTGCCATTGATTTCATAACTTCACCTCGAATGAAAATGCGAGGCTTGTGACTCGAACTCACTACGGCTTCGGCCCCATGGTGCCCCGGGAACCCATGCCGCCAGTCGACCGCGTACCCATCCCCTGACCCATTCCTGACATTCCAGACATGCCTGAACCCATCATTCCGGGCATCATCTGGTTCATCATCTGAGGCTGGGTTGGCTGCTGGCCGCGCCGCACCGAGACCATGTATCCGGGCTTCACCATGACTTCATCTTCGGGATGCAGCAGATTGGCCACGCTGACGAGGCCTTTATCGACTCCTACCTGCGTGTCCCCGTCCTGGTTGACGGCGACATGGAAGATGGTTCCCCGGACCGCGATGATCGCGGTTGGTGTGGTCATGGATTTGGGGTTCGGCCTGCCGCTTAACTTTTCTATCTGCACTCGCACGTTTCCGAGCAATAAGTTCAGGAATTCTTTGAAATTGCCGGTGCCCGGACGAAGAACTACGTGAGAATTCGGATAGATTTGGACGGTGCTGCCGTCAGGCATGCGCAAGTTTGCCGAGGACTTTCGATCCGTGAGGATTTCATCCCCCACTTGAACCGCATCGCTATTGTGCAGAAGCGCAGGCGCCGCCTGGCCGCGCACAAGGCTAACCTTCCCCTTCACCTTTTCCATTTGCCCGGTCACTGCGTTCTGCGCCCACGTCGGCACAGTCGCTAGTAGCAGGACAACTAGAGCAGCGAATTTGAAGTGAGTTCGAGTCACATTAGCCTCGCTTTCCGTAAATGCAATCCGGCAACCAACCTGGTGGTCATGGAAGTTGCTGAAAACACACTCTTAGTCTTTTTCTTCATCGTGCGGCTTCTGCGTTTCGGGCACACCGTTGTGCCCTTCGTGCGCGAGACCCCAGCGTTCCAACTTCTTGTATAGAGTGCGGCGTTGAATGCCAAGACGTTCGGCCGCGAGCGTTCGATTTCCTCCGCTCAAGCGAAGCGCTTCCACTACGTGCTCCCTTTCCGCATCTTCCAGCGTTTCCGGGCTTCTTGTTGTCGCGTGCTCTGCGGGTGGGGGAATCAATGCTTGGCGCACATCCGCTTCTCCAAGAGGACCGGGTGAAGACATAGCGACCATCCTTTCAATCGCATTCTTCAATTCCCGGACATTCCCTGGCCACTCGTGTCGTTCCAGCGTCCTCACGGCTTCTGGTTCAAGCCATACGTTCCTGCTCTGCTTTTTGTTGGCGTCAGCGAGGAAACGATTCGCTAACAGCGATATATCCTGCTTTCGCTCGCGCAGTGCTGGGACTGAAATGTTGAGAACATTAAGTCGATGATAGAGGTCAGAGCGAAATTCACCTCGCACTACCATCTCTTCCAGCGGTCGGTGAGTGGCTGCAAGGATTCGTACGGCTGTCTTCTTGGGCATGGTGGCACCGACTGCCCGGTACTCCTTTGCTTCAAGGAACCGGAGTAATTTCGCCTGGAAGGAAATCGGTATCTCGCCAATCTCGTCCAGGAATACAGTGCCACCACGAGCTTGTTCAATGATCCCTGCCCGGTCTTTTTCCGCGCTGGTAAACGCTCCCCTGGTAGCGCCGAAAAGTTCGCTCTCCCAGAGATTCTCGGGGATCGCGGCGCAATCGACGGGGACAAACGGTTGCTGAGCGCGATCACTTACCGTGTGAATGGCACGAGCTACCAGCTCTTTTCCGCTGCCTGTTTCCCCTCGGATCAAGGCCGTGGCGTCCGAGCGAGCCGCGCGAGCAATGTTCTTGTACAGCTCAACCATGACGGGAGATATGCCTACCAGTTCCCCGTCAGGCTCGGTATCAGGAACGTGCGTTTCTTCGATCCGAAGCGATTTTTCCGCTCTCTCCAGGACCGTCAAGAGATTACCGAGATCGATTGGCTTGGGAAGATAATCAAACACGCCTCCGGCTTCGGCTTCTACCGTTGTTCGTACCGAGCCCTTGGCGGTCATGAGGATTACTGCGCAATTCGAGCTCGTCTGTCTCGCAGCTTTCAGGATGTCAAGCCCAGTCACGCGGTCAATGTAGATGTCAGTCAGAACCAGCGGGAACTGCACTGCGGAGGCGAGACGCAAGCCCTCCTCACCGCTGTTGGCCACCGTCACCGCGTAGCCCTTGGCTTCCAGATACGTAGCAATGGAAAAGGTTATCCCCTCGTCGTCATCGACTAACAACACCGGCGGCTTTGCGTTCATCGATCTACCTCGCGCGGCAAAGAAACACTGAAGATGGAGCCTTCTCCTGGCTGGCTTTCTACTTCGATTTTTCCCCCGTGCTGCGTCACGATTTCCTTTACCAGCGCCAAACCGACCCCTGAGCCAGACCCGCGGTTATCCTGGTGTTTCTTGGTGCGGTAGAAACGCTCGAAAATCCGGCTTTGTTCGGCCGGTTCGATCCCGCATCCGTGATCAACTACGAGCAAAGTGACAGTTTTTGGATCTGACCGCACCGTGATTCGGATCGACGATCCGTTGGGGCTGTACTTGATTGCATTAACGATCAGGTTGTAGACCGCAAATTGGAGCAGTTCCGCATCTCCCGGAATAGTTACACTCTCGAAATCCTGCTCGATCCCGATGTTCTTCTTCAACGCCAGCAAGCCCGCACGCTCGGTCGCTTCGGCCGCCAAGACAGAAAGCTCGACCTTTTGCGTCTGCAGCTTCAGAGCTCCGGCCGAAATACGTTCCACATCCAGGAAGGTGGTAACGATGCCCGAGAGTCGCCCAGCTTCTTTGTGAATTCGCTGGGCGATCTCTTCCTTCTTGTGCTCGGGAACATCTGTATCCGTAATGAGTTGGCTGGAGGCGTGAATTGCAGTGAGCGGAGTCTTGATCTCGTGTGCGACCGCCTGCAAACGGAATGCATAGTCTTTTCGACCTTCAATAGCATCGCCGAGCTGACGACGAATAAATCGCGTCTGTCCCAGGAAGCAAACCAGCGAAGCGGATATGTGCGTAACGAGTCCAGATGCGAAAGGGATGATGACGCCCGTTCGCAGCATCCAGTAGGAGAACGCGGGGATGGCTATGATCCCGGCGACGGCAACTGACCCCAGAAGACGTCCGTTCTGCCACCATCCGAAAGCCGCGACCAGAGCAACAATGGTCAGCAGAAATGCAAACTCGGAGATCGGCCCAAGAGGTGATAGGTAGGTGCCGTCAAGCAGCGTGCTTAGAATGTTGGCGTGAATCTCAATACCGCTCATGCCGACGCCGGTCGAAAATGGCGTGAAAATACGGTCTCCCGCCCCTTGGGCAGTCACACCTAGGATGACCACTTTCCCAGCAAAGTCAGACAACGGCACCCGCCCTTCCAGAACGCTCGCGACAGAGACGCGCGGAAACGCTCCTTCGGGCCCGTGATAGTGAATCCAAAGCAAACGACCATTGGACTGAGGGGTAGGCACAATCCGATCGCCTACCACCACACGTTTGGAATACTCCACCGGGGGGACCTGCGCTCCAAGCGCAGCTCGAAATG of the Terriglobia bacterium genome contains:
- a CDS encoding c-type cytochrome encodes the protein MKRRSIGALAIAIVLGGAAVYGMVLIHHGFSARDEPSSIEAWTARRVRRLAIPSGARNLKDPVPRSPAAIREGMQHFADHCATCHANNGRGDTEMGRNLYPKAPDMKAAETQNLSDGELYYIIQNGIRMSGMPAWGKPGDLSDEESWKLVQFIRHLPSLTQKEESEMKRWNPLSPQEQKNQREEEDFLSGSETAAPHKH
- a CDS encoding TolC family protein, producing MTIKQAIAFSFALLLSMGATAQEHQSSMPGMHMPPQQKQQPAQQQATQPGPLGAPGMQTPQGALPTIEQQQQAMPQHEMKMENMEMHSPETTPSQIIGLQEQENPNMKTGDELPVPDLLAGARKAEVKKLDDFEQLALKNNPTMKQAQAIAGESSALARQAGLWPNPSIGYQGEQIRGGSYRGGEQGGFVQQNIVLGGKLRRRKEVFEQQRRADNLGIEEQRLNVLGGVRVRFYQALAAQRTVEVRQRLLQIALDAAATAHQLANVGQADAPDILQTEVEAEQAKLDFVRAQREYIQAFNTLAVISGQPGLPLTFLDGDLEHPPEIDIEHWGDTAVQRSPAIKRAEQEAKRAEAVLSRDKREAIPDLTLRAGIQQNRELDPESMRPVGAQGFATASIQIPLFNRNQGNVEASRLELERARQEIDRTKFSLAQQAQPFLQRYATEKLEVERYRMQMIPRAQRAYELYLQKYRNMAAAYPEVIISQRTYFQLQENYARALGELWSSAVQLQNYLYADGLSAPRSSGSTATQVNLPSGGTGGSE
- a CDS encoding copper oxidase, yielding MKNRRDFLKNVFGASASIMAAPAILNAQQRRSSASAEHARHEPAVRTDRSMNVPVQTPDVPDLSFTVDNGVKVFHLIAEPVKQQVAPNKTLILWGFNGSAPGPTIQINQGDRVRIIVDNHLPEPTSMHWHGFEIPNNMDGAPGISQLPIKPGGRFIYEFTLHQEGTYFYHSHMAMQEMMGMLGGFIMHPKAPYRPSVDKDFLIILQEYAVLPNNVVPNSMNMEFNWLVLNGKAGPATTPLIVKLGDRVRVRLVNIGMDHHPIHLHGHTFQITGTEGGRIPESAWIPGNTELVGVAQARDFEFVANNPGNWMLHCHLPHHMMNQMSSNVGLMTRVGSGIPAGVNMENGMGMLTGEPTVPTGEDYGPSLGRGMGFGSTRDFPKSNGPISQQNSMQNMGAMNGDIAPNADSVPGFPQDAYMEGPMMAMDEMVDKPETYGLPRGWSGFMQGMMTLVRVLPPVQYDDVMERVRRGKKPGKDMHDIPNMQHPN
- a CDS encoding DUF5666 domain-containing protein; its protein translation is MFVSQRNAILILALFALALTLVACGGGSSSSTSSLPPSTPGTTVQVGLGDSPADWMTTFGMTVNSIMLTNSNGSGISMLTSPTQMEMMRLMGTVQPVSVMKVPQGIYTSATISISSIQMGYMDPATHQYVQKTMAGPFTGTVNFNPAMTVGSTPSSLNFDMNMGSSVSISNGNVTITPMFTGMMGALGTGQNPWQGYMQHMVGSVSSASGSQFTMNMMMGLQSATFATNGSTQFDGMSGMGMMSNGMIVSVDAITQADGSLLAQHVQSMWGSSGGMMGGGIVTGITGNPPTQLTIVASNGIGGGMMMSAISGQITVNVSSSTPYSADSDDVDLANLPFTPTFDNTSITKGQKVDVVSGGSMMGGGGMMGGGTSFGTINASQVLLEQQGLHGTVSNYTANGSQATFTLTLPMDSAFTTLTGISTITVYKQNGTQMHNLSAIANGNQVGVRGLLYYDSGTFKMVSTWIVGS
- a CDS encoding FecR domain-containing protein → MTRTHFKFAALVVLLLATVPTWAQNAVTGQMEKVKGKVSLVRGQAAPALLHNSDAVQVGDEILTDRKSSANLRMPDGSTVQIYPNSHVVLRPGTGNFKEFLNLLLGNVRVQIEKLSGRPNPKSMTTPTAIIAVRGTIFHVAVNQDGDTQVGVDKGLVSVANLLHPEDEVMVKPGYMVSVRRGQQPTQPQMMNQMMPGMMGSGMSGMSGMGQGMGTRSTGGMGSRGTMGPKP
- a CDS encoding sigma-54 dependent transcriptional regulator, producing the protein MNAKPPVLLVDDDEGITFSIATYLEAKGYAVTVANSGEEGLRLASAVQFPLVLTDIYIDRVTGLDILKAARQTSSNCAVILMTAKGSVRTTVEAEAGGVFDYLPKPIDLGNLLTVLERAEKSLRIEETHVPDTEPDGELVGISPVMVELYKNIARAARSDATALIRGETGSGKELVARAIHTVSDRAQQPFVPVDCAAIPENLWESELFGATRGAFTSAEKDRAGIIEQARGGTVFLDEIGEIPISFQAKLLRFLEAKEYRAVGATMPKKTAVRILAATHRPLEEMVVRGEFRSDLYHRLNVLNISVPALRERKQDISLLANRFLADANKKQSRNVWLEPEAVRTLERHEWPGNVRELKNAIERMVAMSSPGPLGEADVRQALIPPPAEHATTRSPETLEDAEREHVVEALRLSGGNRTLAAERLGIQRRTLYKKLERWGLAHEGHNGVPETQKPHDEEKD
- a CDS encoding CHASE2 domain-containing protein codes for the protein MSRKLLVVVVALLALLALPLLAWNGLVEAGDASAYDMLLRLSPARHSLAQKDVILLAVDEETVSRYGPLPLNRVVLAEALNRVASAKPNVLVVDVLLSERTQQKSDASLADALGRFPKVVLAAALEPAPDGKESRWITPLPEFESQAYAIGHVHLEPDRDGIARSLLLAKANGENRYWALGFEAFRAALGAQVPPVEYSKRVVVGDRIVPTPQSNGRLLWIHYHGPEGAFPRVSVASVLEGRVPLSDFAGKVVILGVTAQGAGDRIFTPFSTGVGMSGIEIHANILSTLLDGTYLSPLGPISEFAFLLTIVALVAAFGWWQNGRLLGSVAVAGIIAIPAFSYWMLRTGVIIPFASGLVTHISASLVCFLGQTRFIRRQLGDAIEGRKDYAFRLQAVAHEIKTPLTAIHASSQLITDTDVPEHKKEEIAQRIHKEAGRLSGIVTTFLDVERISAGALKLQTQKVELSVLAAEATERAGLLALKKNIGIEQDFESVTIPGDAELLQFAVYNLIVNAIKYSPNGSSIRITVRSDPKTVTLLVVDHGCGIEPAEQSRIFERFYRTKKHQDNRGSGSGVGLALVKEIVTQHGGKIEVESQPGEGSIFSVSLPREVDR